Proteins encoded together in one Primulina tabacum isolate GXHZ01 unplaced genomic scaffold, ASM2559414v2 Contig434, whole genome shotgun sequence window:
- the LOC142534238 gene encoding uncharacterized protein LOC142534238 isoform X1: MSLTRVKMSEEVWLTCLTHALSTETEEIMGLLLGDIKHSRNGSVTAFIWGALPQPRSDRQKDRVETNPEQLTAASAQAERMTIATGTTTRVIGWYHSHPHITVLPSHVDVRTQAMYQLLDSGFVGLIFSCFSEDAQKVGRIQVTAFQSLDGKHNHVLRPVSVSHVLKSSVIDVESSLSSSDTTTVAFGSAKGENLEQDTGDSRATATTFKGGLLSNYSRVGNNSHVSSVNDAIHDLDPMDMSEGMQEAMHLSNLEMSGAEFVRKEIPLLVLPSSSLLVLDSPLSSFTNLQRVLYEEERSAYNQSLMQNRRDGKVHPLSFIHHTSTYQASICKMIEYCLSPAMSALQDRLRENEIQLKLLGEEAKILGSELLAGNKSNSTLPRSPSHGIASSAHKDLYPLDSTLVKNNTGSRSRKGS, encoded by the exons ATGTCTCTAACGAGGGTGAAGATGTCGGAGGAAGTgtggttgacatgtctcactcATGCATTGTCAACTGAGACTGAGGAGATCATGGGCCTTCTTCTTGGTGACAtcaag CATTCAAGGAATGGTAGTGTAACTGCATTCATATGGGGAGCTCTGCCACAACCACGTTCTGATCGGCAGAAAGACAGAGTAGAAACTAATCCGGAGCAGCTGACTGCTGCATCAGCTCAAGCTGAGA GAATGACAATAGCGACTGGAACTACAACCAGAGTGATTGGTTGGTATCATTCCCATCCTCATATCACAGTACTTCCTTCTCATGTTG ATGTTCGGACCCAGGCTATGTATCAACTATTGGATTCTGGATTTGTTGGGTTGATATTTTCTTGTTTCAGTGAAGATGCCCAAAAG gTCGGAAGGATTCAAGTCACTGCTTTTCAGTCTTTAGATGGGAAACATAATCACGTGTTGAGACCTGTTTCAGTCTCCCATGTGCTTAAAAGTTCGGTCATAGATGTTGAATCATCTTTAAGTTCCTCAGACACAACGACGGTTGCATTTGGCTCTGCCAAAGGAGAAAATTTAGAACAGGACACTGGTGATTCAAGAGCAACTGCTACAACCTTTAAG GGGGGACTCTTATCGAATTATTCCAGAGTGGGAAATAATTCCCATGTCAGCAGTGTAAATGATGCAATCCATGATTTAGATCCGATGGATATGTCAGAAGGTATGCAAGAAGCGATGCATCTGTCAAATTTGGAGATGAG TGGTGCAGAATTTGTCAGAAAGGAAATCCCTCTTCTGGTTTTGCCCTCTTCATCCCTTCTTGTTCTTGACTCCCCTCTGTCATCATTTACAAACCTTCAACGAGTGCTATATGAAGAGGAAAGAAGTGCGTATAACCAATCGTTGATGCAAAACAGGAG GGATGGTAAAGTTCACCCTCTTTCTTTCATTCATCACACATCGACATATCAAGCTTCCATTTGCAAAATGATTGAATATTG CTTGAGTCCCGCCATGAGTGCTCTCCAAGATCGCTTGAGAGAGAATGAAATTCAG TTGAAACTGCTGGGTGAAGAGGCCAAGATTTTGGGGTCCGAGCTTTTGGcaggaaacaaatcaaattcgaCCCTGCCTCGTTCTCCATCTCATGGTATTGCCTCATCTGCACACAAAGACTTGTACCCATTGGACTCAACCCTTGTTAAAAACAACACTGGAAGTCGTAGCAGAAAAGGATCTTAG
- the LOC142534238 gene encoding uncharacterized protein LOC142534238 isoform X2, whose protein sequence is MSLTRVKMSEEVWLTCLTHALSTETEEIMGLLLGDIKHSRNGSVTAFIWGALPQPRSDRQKDRVETNPEQLTAASAQAERMTIATGTTTRVIGWYHSHPHITVLPSHVDVRTQAMYQLLDSGFVGLIFSCFSEDAQKVRVNQIVHEKSLDGKHNHVLRPVSVSHVLKSSVIDVESSLSSSDTTTVAFGSAKGENLEQDTGDSRATATTFKGGLLSNYSRVGNNSHVSSVNDAIHDLDPMDMSEGMQEAMHLSNLEMSGAEFVRKEIPLLVLPSSSLLVLDSPLSSFTNLQRVLYEEERSAYNQSLMQNRRDGKVHPLSFIHHTSTYQASICKMIEYCLSPAMSALQDRLRENEIQLKLLGEEAKILGSELLAGNKSNSTLPRSPSHGIASSAHKDLYPLDSTLVKNNTGSRSRKGS, encoded by the exons ATGTCTCTAACGAGGGTGAAGATGTCGGAGGAAGTgtggttgacatgtctcactcATGCATTGTCAACTGAGACTGAGGAGATCATGGGCCTTCTTCTTGGTGACAtcaag CATTCAAGGAATGGTAGTGTAACTGCATTCATATGGGGAGCTCTGCCACAACCACGTTCTGATCGGCAGAAAGACAGAGTAGAAACTAATCCGGAGCAGCTGACTGCTGCATCAGCTCAAGCTGAGA GAATGACAATAGCGACTGGAACTACAACCAGAGTGATTGGTTGGTATCATTCCCATCCTCATATCACAGTACTTCCTTCTCATGTTG ATGTTCGGACCCAGGCTATGTATCAACTATTGGATTCTGGATTTGTTGGGTTGATATTTTCTTGTTTCAGTGAAGATGCCCAAAAGGTTAGGGTGAATCAGATAGTCCATGAGAAA TCTTTAGATGGGAAACATAATCACGTGTTGAGACCTGTTTCAGTCTCCCATGTGCTTAAAAGTTCGGTCATAGATGTTGAATCATCTTTAAGTTCCTCAGACACAACGACGGTTGCATTTGGCTCTGCCAAAGGAGAAAATTTAGAACAGGACACTGGTGATTCAAGAGCAACTGCTACAACCTTTAAG GGGGGACTCTTATCGAATTATTCCAGAGTGGGAAATAATTCCCATGTCAGCAGTGTAAATGATGCAATCCATGATTTAGATCCGATGGATATGTCAGAAGGTATGCAAGAAGCGATGCATCTGTCAAATTTGGAGATGAG TGGTGCAGAATTTGTCAGAAAGGAAATCCCTCTTCTGGTTTTGCCCTCTTCATCCCTTCTTGTTCTTGACTCCCCTCTGTCATCATTTACAAACCTTCAACGAGTGCTATATGAAGAGGAAAGAAGTGCGTATAACCAATCGTTGATGCAAAACAGGAG GGATGGTAAAGTTCACCCTCTTTCTTTCATTCATCACACATCGACATATCAAGCTTCCATTTGCAAAATGATTGAATATTG CTTGAGTCCCGCCATGAGTGCTCTCCAAGATCGCTTGAGAGAGAATGAAATTCAG TTGAAACTGCTGGGTGAAGAGGCCAAGATTTTGGGGTCCGAGCTTTTGGcaggaaacaaatcaaattcgaCCCTGCCTCGTTCTCCATCTCATGGTATTGCCTCATCTGCACACAAAGACTTGTACCCATTGGACTCAACCCTTGTTAAAAACAACACTGGAAGTCGTAGCAGAAAAGGATCTTAG
- the LOC142534238 gene encoding uncharacterized protein LOC142534238 isoform X3: protein MSLTRVKMSEEVWLTCLTHALSTETEEIMGLLLGDIKHSRNGSVTAFIWGALPQPRSDRQKDRVETNPEQLTAASAQAERMTIATGTTTRVIGWYHSHPHITVLPSHVDVRTQAMYQLLDSGFVGLIFSCFSEDAQKSLDGKHNHVLRPVSVSHVLKSSVIDVESSLSSSDTTTVAFGSAKGENLEQDTGDSRATATTFKGGLLSNYSRVGNNSHVSSVNDAIHDLDPMDMSEGMQEAMHLSNLEMSGAEFVRKEIPLLVLPSSSLLVLDSPLSSFTNLQRVLYEEERSAYNQSLMQNRRDGKVHPLSFIHHTSTYQASICKMIEYCLSPAMSALQDRLRENEIQLKLLGEEAKILGSELLAGNKSNSTLPRSPSHGIASSAHKDLYPLDSTLVKNNTGSRSRKGS from the exons ATGTCTCTAACGAGGGTGAAGATGTCGGAGGAAGTgtggttgacatgtctcactcATGCATTGTCAACTGAGACTGAGGAGATCATGGGCCTTCTTCTTGGTGACAtcaag CATTCAAGGAATGGTAGTGTAACTGCATTCATATGGGGAGCTCTGCCACAACCACGTTCTGATCGGCAGAAAGACAGAGTAGAAACTAATCCGGAGCAGCTGACTGCTGCATCAGCTCAAGCTGAGA GAATGACAATAGCGACTGGAACTACAACCAGAGTGATTGGTTGGTATCATTCCCATCCTCATATCACAGTACTTCCTTCTCATGTTG ATGTTCGGACCCAGGCTATGTATCAACTATTGGATTCTGGATTTGTTGGGTTGATATTTTCTTGTTTCAGTGAAGATGCCCAAAAG TCTTTAGATGGGAAACATAATCACGTGTTGAGACCTGTTTCAGTCTCCCATGTGCTTAAAAGTTCGGTCATAGATGTTGAATCATCTTTAAGTTCCTCAGACACAACGACGGTTGCATTTGGCTCTGCCAAAGGAGAAAATTTAGAACAGGACACTGGTGATTCAAGAGCAACTGCTACAACCTTTAAG GGGGGACTCTTATCGAATTATTCCAGAGTGGGAAATAATTCCCATGTCAGCAGTGTAAATGATGCAATCCATGATTTAGATCCGATGGATATGTCAGAAGGTATGCAAGAAGCGATGCATCTGTCAAATTTGGAGATGAG TGGTGCAGAATTTGTCAGAAAGGAAATCCCTCTTCTGGTTTTGCCCTCTTCATCCCTTCTTGTTCTTGACTCCCCTCTGTCATCATTTACAAACCTTCAACGAGTGCTATATGAAGAGGAAAGAAGTGCGTATAACCAATCGTTGATGCAAAACAGGAG GGATGGTAAAGTTCACCCTCTTTCTTTCATTCATCACACATCGACATATCAAGCTTCCATTTGCAAAATGATTGAATATTG CTTGAGTCCCGCCATGAGTGCTCTCCAAGATCGCTTGAGAGAGAATGAAATTCAG TTGAAACTGCTGGGTGAAGAGGCCAAGATTTTGGGGTCCGAGCTTTTGGcaggaaacaaatcaaattcgaCCCTGCCTCGTTCTCCATCTCATGGTATTGCCTCATCTGCACACAAAGACTTGTACCCATTGGACTCAACCCTTGTTAAAAACAACACTGGAAGTCGTAGCAGAAAAGGATCTTAG
- the LOC142534238 gene encoding uncharacterized protein LOC142534238 isoform X4, with protein MSLTRVKMSEEVWLTCLTHALSTETEEIMGLLLGDIKHSRNGSVTAFIWGALPQPRSDRQKDRVETNPEQLTAASAQAERMTIATGTTTRVIGWYHSHPHITVLPSHVDVRTQAMYQLLDSGFVGLIFSCFSEDAQKVGRIQVTAFQSLDGKHNHVLRPVSVSHVLKSSVIDVESSLSSSDTTTVAFGSAKGENLEQDTGDSRATATTFKGGLLSNYSRVGNNSHVSSVNDAIHDLDPMDMSEGMQEAMHLSNLEMSGAEFVRKEIPLLVLPSSSLLVLDSPLSSFTNLQRVLYEEERSAYNQSLMQNRSLSPAMSALQDRLRENEIQLKLLGEEAKILGSELLAGNKSNSTLPRSPSHGIASSAHKDLYPLDSTLVKNNTGSRSRKGS; from the exons ATGTCTCTAACGAGGGTGAAGATGTCGGAGGAAGTgtggttgacatgtctcactcATGCATTGTCAACTGAGACTGAGGAGATCATGGGCCTTCTTCTTGGTGACAtcaag CATTCAAGGAATGGTAGTGTAACTGCATTCATATGGGGAGCTCTGCCACAACCACGTTCTGATCGGCAGAAAGACAGAGTAGAAACTAATCCGGAGCAGCTGACTGCTGCATCAGCTCAAGCTGAGA GAATGACAATAGCGACTGGAACTACAACCAGAGTGATTGGTTGGTATCATTCCCATCCTCATATCACAGTACTTCCTTCTCATGTTG ATGTTCGGACCCAGGCTATGTATCAACTATTGGATTCTGGATTTGTTGGGTTGATATTTTCTTGTTTCAGTGAAGATGCCCAAAAG gTCGGAAGGATTCAAGTCACTGCTTTTCAGTCTTTAGATGGGAAACATAATCACGTGTTGAGACCTGTTTCAGTCTCCCATGTGCTTAAAAGTTCGGTCATAGATGTTGAATCATCTTTAAGTTCCTCAGACACAACGACGGTTGCATTTGGCTCTGCCAAAGGAGAAAATTTAGAACAGGACACTGGTGATTCAAGAGCAACTGCTACAACCTTTAAG GGGGGACTCTTATCGAATTATTCCAGAGTGGGAAATAATTCCCATGTCAGCAGTGTAAATGATGCAATCCATGATTTAGATCCGATGGATATGTCAGAAGGTATGCAAGAAGCGATGCATCTGTCAAATTTGGAGATGAG TGGTGCAGAATTTGTCAGAAAGGAAATCCCTCTTCTGGTTTTGCCCTCTTCATCCCTTCTTGTTCTTGACTCCCCTCTGTCATCATTTACAAACCTTCAACGAGTGCTATATGAAGAGGAAAGAAGTGCGTATAACCAATCGTTGATGCAAAACAGGAG CTTGAGTCCCGCCATGAGTGCTCTCCAAGATCGCTTGAGAGAGAATGAAATTCAG TTGAAACTGCTGGGTGAAGAGGCCAAGATTTTGGGGTCCGAGCTTTTGGcaggaaacaaatcaaattcgaCCCTGCCTCGTTCTCCATCTCATGGTATTGCCTCATCTGCACACAAAGACTTGTACCCATTGGACTCAACCCTTGTTAAAAACAACACTGGAAGTCGTAGCAGAAAAGGATCTTAG